A genomic region of Irregularibacter muris contains the following coding sequences:
- a CDS encoding ATP-binding protein — protein MDSINNLIERVNILKSSSENSEPSKFECNRCKDTGFTMIEEKIVGFCECRKLKEANNMLEKSGIAKSFRDRTFENFKPINKVFLNAKKTAIEYIQNFERIAGERNHSIAFLGQVGAGKTHLSIAIGNQLIESGIPVIYMEYRNAITALKQNMLDDVYYRGQISKYQNAKVLIIDDLFKGRITESDLNIMFEIINHRYFNGFPIVISSEKTELDLLDIDEAIGSRILEMCKGRMIIFEGPELNYRLRG, from the coding sequence ATGGATTCAATAAACAATCTAATAGAAAGAGTAAATATTCTGAAGAGCAGCTCAGAAAATTCAGAGCCTTCTAAGTTTGAATGCAATAGGTGTAAAGATACTGGCTTTACCATGATTGAAGAAAAAATTGTGGGTTTTTGTGAGTGCAGAAAGTTAAAAGAAGCTAATAACATGTTAGAAAAATCCGGCATAGCCAAGTCCTTTAGAGATAGGACTTTTGAAAACTTTAAACCTATAAACAAGGTATTCTTAAATGCTAAAAAGACCGCCATAGAATACATCCAAAACTTTGAACGAATAGCAGGAGAGAGAAATCATTCTATAGCTTTTTTAGGACAAGTAGGAGCTGGAAAGACCCATTTGTCTATAGCTATAGGTAATCAGCTTATAGAGTCTGGCATACCAGTAATTTACATGGAATACAGAAATGCCATTACAGCACTCAAGCAAAATATGCTAGATGATGTTTACTATAGGGGGCAAATTAGCAAATATCAAAATGCTAAGGTGCTCATCATAGATGATCTATTCAAAGGGCGAATCACAGAATCAGACCTGAATATTATGTTTGAAATTATTAACCATAGGTACTTTAACGGGTTTCCCATAGTGATATCCAGTGAAAAAACAGAGTTGGATCTTCTGGACATAGATGAGGCAATCGGGAGTAGAATCTTAGAGATGTGCAAAGGGAGAATGATAATTTTTGAAGGTCCTGAACTGAATTATAGATTGAGAGGCTAA
- a CDS encoding phage portal protein — translation MDKKTIKLVEDRLNGQETFATGANNYKLWLDMYRDESPWLGSETLSIGLPASIASELARLTTIEMKSEIANDEELDEDYQNVVDYARMFTEYGLALGGLILKPYIDRGKIVIDYVTPDLYIPISFNGAGNIDHIVFIDEYQERDTIYRRIEEHDLTGGSYIINNVAFRTKVESTLGKRIELHSVERWASLAETAIINNVVKPLFGYFRNPQANNLDLTSPLGVSCYSRATSLIQDADEQYSRIIWEYEGSELAIDADITALKNSNELPSRKERLFRNLGLDQNDGFYEVFNPPIRDESLFNGLNKILMRIEFACGLVYGTLSDMQIGTKTAEEIKASKQRSYSTVVDIQKALKKALIDTIDAMSILRNFYLNKPIIEPETSFDFDDSLIVDTATEQTIKMQEVAVGLIKPEKYLEWRYGVTESEALEMLPNQNNPNSKDNGIE, via the coding sequence ATGGATAAAAAGACAATAAAATTAGTAGAGGATAGGTTAAATGGGCAAGAAACATTCGCCACTGGTGCAAATAATTACAAACTATGGTTAGATATGTATAGGGATGAATCGCCATGGTTAGGATCAGAAACCTTAAGCATAGGGTTACCTGCTTCTATAGCTAGTGAACTAGCAAGATTAACAACAATAGAAATGAAGTCAGAAATTGCTAATGATGAAGAATTAGATGAAGATTATCAAAATGTAGTTGATTATGCTAGAATGTTTACAGAATATGGATTAGCCTTAGGAGGATTGATTCTAAAACCTTATATTGACAGAGGCAAGATAGTTATTGATTATGTGACACCAGATTTATATATTCCAATAAGCTTTAATGGAGCAGGAAATATAGATCATATAGTATTTATAGATGAATATCAAGAAAGGGATACAATCTATAGAAGGATAGAAGAGCATGATCTTACAGGAGGTAGTTATATAATCAATAATGTTGCTTTTAGAACAAAAGTTGAAAGCACATTAGGAAAAAGAATAGAGTTACATTCAGTTGAAAGATGGGCTTCGCTAGCAGAAACTGCAATTATAAATAATGTAGTTAAGCCATTGTTTGGGTACTTTAGGAATCCTCAGGCTAACAACTTAGATTTAACAAGTCCATTAGGGGTTAGTTGCTATTCAAGAGCTACAAGTTTAATTCAGGATGCAGATGAACAGTATTCTAGGATTATATGGGAGTATGAAGGTTCAGAACTAGCTATAGATGCGGATATAACAGCTCTAAAGAATAGTAATGAATTACCCTCGAGAAAAGAAAGGTTATTCAGAAATCTTGGACTAGATCAGAACGATGGATTTTATGAAGTCTTTAATCCACCTATCCGTGATGAGTCTTTATTTAATGGATTAAATAAAATTCTTATGAGAATAGAATTTGCATGTGGATTAGTATATGGAACATTATCAGACATGCAAATAGGTACTAAAACAGCAGAGGAAATAAAGGCTAGTAAACAAAGGTCTTATTCCACTGTCGTAGATATACAAAAAGCCTTAAAGAAAGCTTTAATTGATACGATAGATGCAATGTCGATACTTAGGAATTTCTATTTAAATAAGCCTATTATAGAACCTGAAACAAGCTTTGATTTTGATGATAGCTTGATTGTAGATACCGCAACAGAACAGACAATAAAGATGCAAGAGGTTGCAGTAGGATTAATCAAACCTGAGAAATATTTAGAATGGCGTTATGGTGTTACTGAAAGCGAGGCTTTAGAGATGTTACCTAATCAGAATAATCCAAACTCTAAAGATAATGGAATTGAGTAG
- a CDS encoding phage scaffolding protein, with translation MKREFLKELRLEEETINKIMAENGKDIEKYKTLSETKEKEVKTLQGQLDTANKEIESYKEMDIESIKQSARDFQKKLEDTQVQAKADIEKLQFDHALEKALAGAKARNVKAVKALLDLEGLKLNNGELVGINEQLEKIKQENNYLFEIEELVDKTPGITTKINKNNSEWWC, from the coding sequence ATGAAAAGAGAGTTTTTAAAAGAGTTAAGGCTAGAGGAAGAAACAATAAACAAGATTATGGCTGAGAATGGTAAAGATATTGAGAAATACAAGACTTTATCTGAAACGAAAGAAAAAGAAGTAAAAACCTTACAAGGACAATTAGACACAGCCAACAAAGAAATTGAAAGTTATAAAGAGATGGATATTGAATCAATTAAGCAATCGGCAAGGGATTTCCAAAAAAAGCTTGAAGACACTCAAGTTCAAGCTAAGGCAGATATAGAGAAACTCCAGTTTGACCATGCATTAGAAAAGGCTTTAGCAGGTGCTAAGGCTAGGAATGTAAAGGCAGTAAAGGCTTTGCTTGATTTAGAAGGACTTAAGCTTAACAATGGTGAGTTAGTCGGGATCAATGAGCAACTAGAGAAGATAAAACAGGAGAATAATTATTTGTTTGAAATAGAAGAACTAGTTGACAAAACACCAGGCATTACCACTAAGATTAACAAGAATAATTCTGAATGGTGGTGCTAA
- a CDS encoding chloramphenicol resistance protein, which produces MIIEKVREYFLNCPLLNEIARLNVDFLGVEPTEYTIDSQPTTGIIKRYVDGGVLKQYVFVFGSREYYGADVLQNLENSEFYEEFSDWLDEQTEKDNLPLLEGNKKAIGLEALTTGYLFDVSEDNARYQIQCRLIYYEN; this is translated from the coding sequence GTGATTATAGAAAAAGTAAGAGAATATTTCTTAAATTGTCCTCTGCTGAATGAAATTGCAAGGCTAAACGTAGACTTTTTAGGAGTGGAACCAACAGAATACACTATTGATAGCCAACCTACCACAGGTATTATTAAAAGATATGTAGATGGCGGGGTTTTGAAACAATATGTATTCGTGTTTGGATCTAGAGAATATTATGGAGCTGATGTTTTACAAAACTTAGAAAATAGTGAGTTTTATGAAGAATTTAGCGATTGGTTAGATGAACAAACAGAAAAGGATAATTTACCACTATTAGAAGGTAATAAAAAAGCTATTGGATTAGAAGCACTAACAACAGGTTATTTATTTGATGTTAGTGAGGATAATGCAAGATATCAAATACAATGTAGGTTAATTTATTATGAAAATTAG
- a CDS encoding DUF6673 family protein, protein MAKRFEFKNNNLKLDISGHLFEFDTTNPELVKRVLTFSEDAQKLSNELTKREDYVVALEETIEFCIKTLDSILGEGASKKIFVGREVGLFDCLDIINYLMDEVKADRDTKFQAYSPNRPQRRAKK, encoded by the coding sequence ATGGCAAAGAGATTTGAATTTAAGAATAATAATTTAAAACTTGATATATCAGGACATTTATTTGAGTTTGATACAACAAATCCTGAACTCGTAAAAAGAGTGTTGACCTTTTCAGAGGATGCACAAAAACTAAGCAATGAATTGACAAAAAGAGAAGACTATGTTGTAGCTTTAGAGGAGACAATAGAGTTCTGCATTAAAACACTTGATTCCATATTAGGTGAGGGAGCTAGTAAAAAGATATTTGTGGGTAGGGAAGTAGGCTTATTTGACTGCTTAGACATAATAAACTATCTAATGGATGAAGTAAAGGCAGATAGAGATACTAAATTTCAAGCATATTCCCCCAACAGGCCCCAAAGGCGTGCTAAGAAGTAA
- a CDS encoding bacteriophage Gp15 family protein, which translates to MNILIDLVPETVVIDDIEYQLNTDFRISILFELLMQDNTLVDNEKIDIALNLYYPKLPHDPIQAIEKVLWFYSCARENDEGSNGAKDEPTNKVEVIYSFEYDDEYIYSAFLDQYGIDLQDVEYLHWWKFRALFKSLKEDNLISKIMGYRAISIDNDMSEQEKKYYRKMKKIYALPDNRTQEEKERDFNSAIFNML; encoded by the coding sequence ATGAATATCCTGATAGATCTAGTACCAGAAACAGTGGTTATTGATGATATAGAGTATCAACTCAATACAGATTTTAGAATTAGCATACTGTTTGAACTATTAATGCAAGATAATACCCTTGTAGACAATGAAAAAATAGATATAGCTTTAAATCTATATTATCCAAAATTACCCCATGATCCTATACAGGCTATAGAAAAAGTATTGTGGTTTTATAGTTGTGCGAGAGAAAATGATGAAGGTAGTAATGGTGCAAAAGATGAACCAACCAATAAAGTAGAGGTGATATATTCATTTGAGTATGATGATGAGTATATCTATTCTGCTTTTTTAGATCAGTATGGAATAGATTTGCAGGACGTAGAATATCTTCATTGGTGGAAATTTAGGGCTCTATTTAAAAGTTTAAAAGAGGATAATCTTATATCCAAAATTATGGGTTATAGAGCTATTTCAATTGATAATGATATGAGTGAACAGGAAAAGAAATATTATAGAAAAATGAAAAAGATATATGCTCTACCAGACAATAGAACACAAGAAGAGAAGGAAAGAGATTTTAATAGTGCTATATTTAATATGCTTTAA
- a CDS encoding phage tail protein, translated as MAYDEDLIFNIKMDQKDFETGIKKLGSVAGKALKTVETATVSAGTALLRMGIAATKVGMDFEAGAGELAETLNDNLKGKIESLKSALEELGISVYKGFDNPLKDVVETLTGYVERLTNVLNFNENLQDSMEELGVRAEYFGDGLESIPKGFEGAVQVLGEIFADMISKVAEYAPTLLQAAGNMLMSFIQGIRENLPNIVESALSIVQTLITTVLELLPEIITLGAELLISLITGIAEILPDLITQIIDAVIMVADIIIDNLPLLIDAGIQLMMALVEGIIENLPKLIEEVPRIINEFYNAISEQLPQILKMGIKILLELIKGLIDSIPTLIENIPAIIMAIENAFTLYDWWNLGKGVITKLKDGLVSMVENLGSSAKGLADNAIQAIKDVFWDAPKIGKGLVEHLITGVQILVESLVTTAKGMGIKVISSIKDVFGGAKDIGNNLVQGIWNGINNAKDWVLGKIEGFGNSIMKSIKSIFGIKSPSTVMRDEVGKNLTLGIGVGIEKGMPELERDVDNELSKLTRKMKAMVDFESSSIGNKIIAGSEKNGVERIVENHDDSDNSTTITGNTFVIRQESDIEKVAQELDRLRKRKGRGMGVATI; from the coding sequence ATGGCGTATGATGAAGATTTAATATTTAATATTAAGATGGATCAAAAAGATTTTGAAACAGGGATAAAGAAGCTTGGTAGTGTTGCAGGAAAAGCCTTAAAAACAGTAGAAACAGCCACAGTCTCTGCAGGGACTGCACTTTTAAGAATGGGAATAGCTGCTACTAAAGTAGGAATGGACTTTGAAGCAGGCGCTGGGGAACTGGCTGAAACCCTAAACGATAACTTAAAAGGGAAAATAGAGAGCCTGAAAAGTGCCTTAGAGGAATTGGGAATATCCGTTTATAAAGGCTTTGATAACCCTCTTAAAGATGTTGTAGAAACCCTTACAGGGTACGTGGAGAGATTAACCAATGTTTTGAACTTTAATGAAAACCTACAAGACAGTATGGAAGAATTAGGTGTAAGGGCTGAATACTTTGGTGATGGATTAGAAAGTATTCCTAAAGGGTTTGAAGGTGCAGTACAGGTCCTAGGTGAAATATTTGCAGATATGATATCAAAAGTAGCTGAATATGCCCCCACATTATTGCAAGCAGCAGGCAATATGCTTATGTCCTTTATACAAGGAATAAGGGAAAATCTCCCTAATATAGTGGAATCAGCCTTATCGATTGTGCAAACCTTGATTACAACTGTATTAGAATTGCTACCAGAAATCATTACACTTGGTGCAGAACTTTTGATATCTTTAATTACCGGTATAGCTGAAATATTGCCAGATCTAATCACCCAAATAATAGATGCCGTAATAATGGTAGCAGACATAATTATTGATAATCTACCTTTATTAATAGATGCAGGGATACAATTAATGATGGCATTGGTAGAGGGGATTATAGAGAATCTACCAAAACTAATAGAAGAAGTTCCAAGAATAATAAATGAGTTTTATAATGCCATTTCCGAACAGCTACCACAGATATTAAAGATGGGCATTAAAATCTTATTAGAATTAATAAAGGGATTGATAGATTCTATTCCCACGCTTATAGAAAATATCCCAGCCATAATTATGGCGATAGAAAATGCCTTTACATTGTATGATTGGTGGAACCTAGGAAAAGGTGTTATTACTAAATTAAAAGATGGTTTAGTTAGTATGGTTGAAAACCTAGGAAGTTCAGCCAAGGGACTTGCAGATAATGCAATTCAAGCCATTAAAGATGTGTTTTGGGATGCTCCTAAGATTGGAAAAGGATTGGTAGAACATCTTATTACAGGTGTTCAGATACTAGTAGAATCCTTAGTAACGACTGCAAAAGGTATGGGGATAAAGGTTATAAGCAGTATAAAGGACGTATTTGGTGGTGCTAAAGATATTGGAAATAACCTAGTACAAGGCATTTGGAATGGAATTAACAATGCTAAAGATTGGGTCTTAGGCAAGATAGAAGGTTTTGGAAATTCTATAATGAAGAGCATAAAAAGTATATTTGGAATCAAGTCTCCATCTACTGTAATGAGAGATGAAGTTGGGAAAAACCTTACCCTTGGTATTGGTGTAGGGATTGAAAAGGGTATGCCGGAGCTTGAGAGAGATGTAGACAATGAACTTTCAAAGCTAACTAGAAAAATGAAAGCTATGGTTGATTTTGAATCTAGTAGCATTGGAAATAAAATTATAGCCGGAAGTGAAAAAAATGGGGTTGAAAGAATAGTGGAAAATCATGATGATTCTGATAATAGTACCACTATTACTGGCAATACGTTTGTGATTAGACAGGAAAGTGATATTGAAAAAGTAGCCCAAGAATTAGATAGATTAAGAAAAAGAAAAGGAAGAGGAATGGGGGTAGCGACAATATGA
- a CDS encoding distal tail protein Dit, whose protein sequence is MIFGSIDLRQYFKIKNIKKGMLPPIENITQQRPGRDGVTLRRTKIKPRSISAEIEIKGSSKENLNIIIRHLANTLYTPNLNELRFPDELDKFYMAKLEGDTDLDEILYYGNTMLNFICPDPIAYGQLRKIQFENRLKAYNKGTYQSLGIIIVEIIENMDHLKVTLLNTGEFLYLEDNFISGDIVVIDLEEEYIAKNGYSLMSRLYLESDFFPIPVGEFEILVSSGNVTLEYRERWL, encoded by the coding sequence ATGATATTCGGTAGTATAGATTTAAGACAGTATTTTAAAATTAAAAATATTAAAAAAGGCATGCTGCCTCCTATAGAAAATATTACACAACAAAGACCAGGGAGAGATGGAGTGACTCTCAGAAGAACAAAAATAAAACCAAGGTCAATATCGGCAGAGATTGAGATAAAAGGATCTAGCAAAGAGAATTTAAATATTATTATAAGACACTTGGCTAATACGCTATATACTCCAAATCTTAATGAATTAAGATTCCCCGATGAGTTAGACAAGTTCTATATGGCCAAATTAGAAGGGGATACGGACTTAGATGAAATATTGTATTATGGAAATACTATGCTTAATTTTATATGTCCTGATCCTATCGCCTATGGTCAACTTAGAAAAATACAATTTGAAAATAGACTAAAAGCATACAATAAGGGTACTTATCAATCCCTTGGTATAATTATCGTTGAAATAATAGAAAATATGGACCATCTAAAAGTAACTCTCCTAAACACAGGGGAGTTTTTATATTTGGAAGATAATTTTATATCGGGAGATATTGTAGTGATTGATTTAGAAGAAGAATATATTGCTAAAAATGGATATTCTCTAATGTCAAGGCTATATCTGGAAAGTGACTTTTTCCCTATACCTGTAGGAGAGTTTGAAATACTAGTATCTAGTGGTAACGTTACCTTGGAATATAGGGAGAGGTGGCTGTGA
- a CDS encoding phage tail protein, giving the protein MKFLLFNKEEKLIGTLKNILEAKHTEEINGEDTLGLITLDQNIQKGYKVTYKDKYGNWQEFIVNEIEESHAEVGIEKNLFCESSFYETLGDYIEDERLYNVTANVGLQVALEPTRWEVGIVDDLGIASINFNHISSKEAVQKVVEAWEGEIRTRVIVSGNKITHRYVDLLAQRGQNLGKRFTYTKDLEFITKTVHKEDVITALYGYGKGEEVGEGYSRRMDFSEINNNKAYVENNEARLIWGRPKGNGAKAHVFGKVEFDDCKDPGELLELTKKRLEEVSYPLVTYEVKIIDLGGAELGDSVAVIDKEFTPELRLKARAVRIVRDLLEEENNDIILSNFLPNISDFLNKQQKYIDNFRDRAGVWDRAQVINQDGTINAQFLNDLVDELNTRMNSQGGYVFISEEGGGLITYDKPNPEEATMAIQLLGGAFRIAGSKKSNGEFDFRTFGDGKGFIADAFVGGLLKGGKVHFDLTNGTLLIGNSPNDYSLYWNGSTLSLNGGNFVLGGKSGDTATHTNQYSRYNHSDGSYTRISSAGMERYVSGSGKTYHHLIHMVGFVVGSSSVRWIDLPSEFRGKKFTVYVAFADSLQAPGVNWNLHRVVVTGHPDYVNDYTRARVPLVGYKLCVHKDSRNLEMSNVQGLLIAIY; this is encoded by the coding sequence ATGAAATTTCTATTATTTAATAAAGAAGAAAAACTAATTGGAACATTAAAAAATATATTAGAAGCCAAACATACAGAGGAAATAAACGGGGAGGATACTCTAGGACTAATTACCTTGGATCAAAATATTCAGAAAGGTTATAAAGTTACCTATAAGGACAAATATGGCAATTGGCAGGAGTTTATCGTCAACGAGATAGAAGAATCACATGCAGAAGTAGGAATAGAAAAGAATTTATTTTGTGAAAGTAGCTTTTACGAAACCCTAGGAGACTATATAGAAGATGAAAGGCTATATAATGTAACTGCTAACGTAGGCCTTCAAGTAGCATTGGAACCTACACGCTGGGAAGTAGGTATTGTTGATGATTTAGGCATAGCGAGTATAAACTTTAATCATATATCTTCCAAAGAAGCAGTGCAAAAGGTGGTAGAAGCTTGGGAAGGTGAAATAAGAACAAGGGTAATAGTTAGCGGAAACAAAATAACCCATAGATATGTGGATTTACTAGCTCAAAGAGGACAGAACTTAGGTAAGAGATTTACTTACACTAAGGACTTAGAGTTTATAACGAAAACAGTTCATAAGGAAGATGTAATAACCGCTCTATACGGCTATGGAAAAGGCGAAGAAGTAGGTGAAGGATATAGTAGAAGGATGGATTTTAGCGAAATTAATAATAACAAGGCATATGTAGAAAACAACGAGGCTAGATTAATTTGGGGAAGACCGAAAGGAAATGGTGCAAAAGCTCATGTTTTTGGCAAAGTAGAGTTTGATGACTGTAAGGATCCTGGGGAGCTTTTAGAGCTTACTAAAAAGAGGTTAGAAGAAGTATCTTATCCTCTTGTGACCTATGAGGTTAAGATAATAGATCTAGGTGGGGCAGAACTAGGGGATAGTGTAGCGGTAATAGATAAAGAATTTACTCCTGAGTTAAGATTAAAGGCTAGAGCAGTGAGGATAGTAAGGGATCTTTTAGAAGAAGAAAACAACGATATAATTCTAAGTAATTTCTTGCCTAATATATCCGATTTTTTAAATAAACAGCAGAAATATATAGATAACTTTAGGGATAGAGCTGGCGTATGGGATAGAGCTCAGGTTATTAATCAAGATGGCACAATCAACGCACAATTTCTAAATGATCTTGTGGATGAACTAAATACTAGAATGAATTCCCAGGGAGGATATGTTTTTATAAGTGAAGAAGGTGGAGGGCTAATCACCTATGATAAGCCTAATCCTGAAGAAGCCACAATGGCTATACAGTTACTAGGTGGAGCATTCAGAATAGCAGGCAGCAAGAAATCGAATGGAGAATTTGATTTTAGAACGTTTGGAGATGGAAAAGGGTTTATAGCAGATGCTTTTGTAGGCGGGTTGCTAAAGGGAGGAAAAGTACACTTTGATCTTACAAATGGTACCCTTTTAATAGGGAATAGTCCTAATGATTATTCCCTGTACTGGAATGGTAGCACTTTAAGCCTTAACGGAGGGAACTTTGTATTAGGCGGTAAAAGTGGTGATACCGCAACTCACACAAACCAATATTCAAGATATAATCATTCTGATGGTAGCTACACGAGAATAAGCAGTGCAGGAATGGAAAGGTATGTGTCAGGCTCAGGAAAAACTTACCACCATTTAATCCACATGGTAGGGTTTGTAGTGGGATCATCTTCTGTTCGCTGGATAGACCTACCAAGTGAGTTTAGAGGAAAGAAATTTACTGTATATGTAGCATTTGCAGATAGTTTGCAAGCACCAGGAGTAAATTGGAACTTGCATAGAGTAGTGGTTACAGGTCATCCAGATTATGTGAATGATTATACTAGAGCTAGAGTGCCTTTGGTTGGATATAAACTATGTGTACATAAAGACAGTAGGAATTTAGAAATGAGTAATGTTCAAGGATTACTTATTGCAATTTATTAG
- a CDS encoding BppU family phage baseplate upper protein yields the protein MDLKELGGLQKIQFNINEQIGVVEYLIGKQGDYKTRGLEIQLLCNNMVVDATGIECEFYGKHHKSEDVYMVIATNKDVEQGIYEILYPSKLMEHEGILNAEIRFTKDDKILSTHIFNVDVKKTLITDDIIEGINEQRLIDILIDAAKSEEERVQNEKVRKSDEIIRKENEDNRIVEENTRKSSENIRVENEDTRKQNEDLRKTEEQERKNAETNRLSEENIRKTNEQSRVLKEQERNFSEASRISEENIRISNENTRKSNESDRKNNESIRISKEQERVLAEGDETSGRIKGEIDRNNAEQIRITNENTRKDNEIIRQQNETEREKFKHNHDNKPVIDNLDENEEGFLTYNGQEISGDVRVANEAEEVSLEDRIFIGDTREIERQLEEDYATKEYARNYTDSQITLITETGIPKLSVFEYKFNSIPSGTKEFGIPLDTFDKQTDTVKLYINTVSRDSDYFTVSESGLITLTKALEVQSRVVIEVWKNIPIGEDGSVSGKVIAIDSLPSNRVQGLGSIVSQDYEEGTFTPELHFGDSKEGIVYAGTQNGVYTRIGNIVYFKIRLSLASKGTAIGFATIRGLPFVSSDSPLVYNSVSLGNYYRLNYADNQQPIGLIVGSKDEIWLRLNVPDSNYGTLTNEEFKDNTQFYGIVGFYYI from the coding sequence ATGGACTTAAAAGAATTAGGTGGTCTGCAAAAGATTCAGTTTAATATAAATGAACAAATTGGTGTAGTTGAATATTTAATAGGGAAACAAGGGGATTACAAGACTAGAGGGTTAGAGATACAGTTACTATGCAATAATATGGTGGTTGATGCAACTGGCATAGAATGCGAATTTTATGGAAAACATCATAAATCAGAAGATGTATATATGGTAATTGCTACAAATAAAGATGTTGAGCAAGGGATATACGAAATTCTTTATCCTTCAAAGCTAATGGAGCACGAAGGTATACTTAATGCAGAAATAAGATTTACTAAAGATGATAAGATCCTTTCAACTCACATATTCAATGTTGACGTTAAAAAGACTCTGATCACAGATGATATTATTGAGGGGATAAATGAACAACGTCTCATTGATATTTTGATAGATGCCGCAAAAAGTGAGGAAGAGAGAGTACAAAATGAAAAGGTAAGGAAATCTGATGAAATCATTAGAAAAGAAAATGAGGATAATCGGATTGTGGAAGAAAATACTAGAAAATCAAGTGAAAATATCAGAGTTGAAAATGAAGACACTAGAAAGCAGAATGAAGATCTGCGAAAGACAGAAGAACAAGAAAGAAAAAATGCAGAAACGAATAGATTGTCAGAAGAAAATATTAGAAAAACAAATGAACAGTCTAGAGTTTTAAAAGAACAAGAGAGAAATTTTAGTGAAGCTAGTAGGATATCAGAGGAAAATATTAGAATTTCCAATGAAAACACTAGAAAGTCAAATGAGTCAGATAGAAAAAACAATGAGTCTATAAGGATATCAAAAGAACAAGAAAGAGTTTTAGCAGAAGGCGATGAAACAAGTGGTCGAATCAAAGGGGAAATTGATCGAAATAATGCAGAGCAAATTAGAATAACCAATGAAAATACTAGAAAAGATAATGAGATTATAAGACAACAAAATGAAACAGAGAGAGAAAAGTTTAAGCATAATCATGACAATAAGCCCGTGATAGACAATTTGGATGAAAATGAAGAAGGTTTCTTGACATACAATGGGCAAGAGATTTCAGGAGATGTTCGTGTGGCTAATGAGGCAGAAGAAGTTTCTCTCGAGGATAGAATATTTATAGGTGATACTAGGGAAATAGAGAGACAGTTAGAAGAAGATTACGCCACTAAAGAATACGCAAGAAACTATACAGATAGTCAAATTACATTAATTACTGAAACGGGAATACCTAAGCTAAGTGTATTTGAGTATAAATTTAATTCTATACCATCAGGCACTAAAGAGTTTGGCATACCACTAGACACATTTGACAAGCAAACAGATACAGTAAAATTATATATTAATACGGTCTCTAGAGACTCAGATTATTTTACCGTATCAGAAAGTGGACTCATCACTCTTACGAAGGCATTAGAAGTGCAGTCAAGGGTAGTTATTGAAGTTTGGAAGAACATACCTATAGGAGAAGATGGTTCAGTAAGCGGGAAGGTCATTGCTATTGATAGTTTACCGAGTAACAGAGTACAGGGGTTGGGAAGCATAGTAAGTCAAGATTATGAGGAAGGAACTTTTACGCCAGAACTACATTTCGGAGATAGTAAAGAAGGAATAGTTTATGCTGGTACCCAAAATGGTGTATATACAAGGATTGGGAATATTGTTTATTTTAAGATCAGGCTTAGTTTAGCCAGCAAAGGAACAGCAATAGGGTTTGCTACAATTAGGGGCTTGCCTTTTGTGTCTAGTGATTCACCGCTTGTTTATAATAGCGTTAGTCTTGGGAACTATTATCGCTTAAATTATGCTGACAATCAACAGCCTATAGGACTCATTGTAGGTAGTAAAGATGAAATATGGCTAAGACTAAATGTACCAGATTCAAATTATGGTACTTTAACTAATGAAGAATTCAAAGATAATACCCAATTTTATGGTATTGTTGGGTTTTATTATATCTAA